One segment of Rubripirellula amarantea DNA contains the following:
- a CDS encoding sugar phosphorylase: MTDSQPSSSKEHQRKLNQRKLHQDQPLEDRSAVQNDESAVHAQLCQHLSFLYPDQDPTALADSVVAIFDDLQPQESQPLHQLWSQSDCLLITYGDSLVDGDAVPLDVLHRFLDQQLKDAVSAVHVLPFCPYSSDDGFAVIDYTEVNPALGDWKQISKLTDHYRLMADVVINHASSECKWFKNYRDAIEPGASYFMEANVGDDLSAVVRPRASSLLRPTETKAGLKHVWCTFSHDQVDFDFHNPQVLIEFLKIIRLYLQRGVSIFRLDAVGFLWKEPGTNCMHLPQTHEVVKLIRTVTDSFAPGTWLITETNVPNHENLTYFGNRNEAHVVYNFSLAPLLVNALLTGKTTYLKRWMMTMPPAPVGCTYLNFTASHDGIGMRPAEGLLSDEEQLQLVETVRLFGGQVSTRRTADGGERVYELNVSLFDALQGTVSGKDQWQIERFLCSQTVMLGLEGIPAFYIHSLLATPNDQVGVTASGHNRSINRHKWNWPKLQAQLNDPKSVHAKVFQELTRRTKIRRRLAPFHPNATQFTLHLSDAFFAFWRQSTDRSQSIFCVHNMTDEVQELRLSDLNLISTDAWHDAISGCQLDEGTESIDVAPYQCLWITNRQ; this comes from the coding sequence ATGACTGATTCGCAGCCGTCCTCGAGCAAGGAACACCAACGCAAACTCAACCAGCGCAAGCTGCATCAAGACCAACCGCTCGAAGATCGCTCAGCCGTGCAGAACGATGAATCCGCTGTTCATGCACAACTCTGCCAACACTTAAGCTTTCTCTATCCAGATCAAGACCCCACGGCGTTGGCCGATTCGGTGGTCGCGATTTTTGACGATCTGCAGCCCCAAGAATCTCAACCGCTTCACCAATTATGGTCGCAGTCGGATTGCCTGCTGATCACCTACGGCGATTCACTCGTTGACGGTGATGCAGTCCCTCTCGATGTCTTGCATAGGTTTCTCGATCAACAACTCAAGGACGCGGTTAGCGCGGTCCACGTACTGCCTTTTTGCCCGTACAGTTCCGACGACGGCTTTGCGGTGATCGACTACACCGAAGTCAATCCTGCGTTGGGTGATTGGAAGCAGATATCAAAGCTTACCGATCACTATCGCCTGATGGCTGACGTGGTCATCAACCACGCTTCATCGGAATGCAAGTGGTTCAAGAATTACCGCGACGCCATTGAGCCCGGTGCGTCGTATTTCATGGAAGCGAACGTGGGCGATGATCTGTCCGCGGTGGTAAGACCGCGAGCGTCGTCTTTGCTGCGTCCCACGGAAACCAAGGCTGGACTCAAGCACGTTTGGTGCACGTTCAGCCATGATCAGGTTGACTTCGACTTTCACAATCCTCAAGTCTTGATTGAATTCTTGAAGATCATTCGCCTGTACTTGCAGCGCGGCGTCAGTATTTTCCGTCTCGATGCCGTTGGTTTCCTATGGAAGGAACCCGGCACGAATTGCATGCACCTGCCTCAAACGCACGAAGTGGTCAAGCTCATTCGAACCGTCACGGATTCGTTTGCCCCGGGGACATGGTTGATCACAGAAACCAATGTGCCCAACCACGAAAACCTGACTTACTTCGGAAATCGCAACGAAGCTCACGTGGTCTACAACTTCAGTCTTGCGCCGCTGCTGGTGAATGCTCTGTTGACCGGCAAAACGACTTATCTCAAACGCTGGATGATGACGATGCCGCCGGCACCGGTCGGTTGCACGTACCTTAACTTTACCGCTTCGCATGATGGCATCGGCATGCGTCCCGCCGAGGGGCTGCTTTCGGACGAAGAGCAACTGCAGTTAGTTGAAACGGTGCGTTTGTTTGGAGGCCAAGTCTCGACACGTCGCACGGCTGATGGCGGCGAACGAGTCTACGAGCTCAATGTGTCCTTGTTCGATGCATTGCAAGGAACGGTTTCCGGGAAAGATCAGTGGCAAATCGAACGTTTTCTGTGTTCCCAGACGGTGATGCTAGGGCTGGAAGGAATTCCGGCGTTCTACATCCACAGCCTACTTGCCACTCCCAATGATCAAGTCGGAGTGACCGCCTCGGGTCACAACCGCAGTATCAATCGCCACAAATGGAACTGGCCGAAACTTCAAGCTCAACTCAATGACCCGAAATCAGTTCACGCGAAAGTGTTCCAGGAGCTGACGCGACGGACCAAGATCCGGCGTCGATTGGCTCCTTTTCACCCTAACGCCACTCAGTTCACACTTCATCTCAGTGATGCATTCTTTGCGTTCTGGCGCCAAAGCACTGACCGCAGCCAAAGCATTTTCTGCGTTCACAACATGACCGACGAGGTCCAAGAACTTCGCCTTTCGGACCTGAACCTCATTTCCACCGACGCTTGGCACGACGCCATTTCCGGTTGTCAACTTGATGAGGGCACCGAATCAATCGACGTGGCACCTTATCAATGCCTTTGGATTACCAATCGACAGTAA
- a CDS encoding glycosyltransferase family protein has product MADFAQNGIIGTLHNLRNRSTEELESELVEFSTETPMSLLLPCLYSELEGPAMGHIVEELAKIPYLNEIIIGLDRANEQQFENAKRFFQKLPQKYVVLWNDGTRLRHVDATLQAEGLSPNQLGKGRNVWYCLGYFLASGKSKAVALHDCDILTYSRAMPARLLYPLAHPSFHYQFCKGYYYRAADGKLNGRVFRLLVIPLIRALKKVLGRVEYLDYMGSFRYALSGEFSMRSDVVSSLRFPSDWGLEIGTLSEMYRNCNLNRICQVDIADSYDHKHQVLSEDNRTAGLHRMANDICKAFIRKLAVEGIDISSSMIRTLKACYYRTALDVVDHYHNDAVMSGLTLDRHQEELTVELFSRVLLAAGDEFLNRPDESPFIHNWSRVTSAIPDIYDQILGAVETDND; this is encoded by the coding sequence ATGGCCGACTTTGCGCAAAATGGAATCATTGGAACGCTGCACAATCTGCGGAATCGTTCCACCGAAGAGCTAGAGTCAGAGCTGGTGGAGTTTTCAACCGAGACTCCGATGTCGCTTTTGCTTCCGTGCTTGTATTCGGAACTCGAAGGGCCGGCGATGGGTCATATCGTCGAAGAACTAGCCAAGATCCCGTACCTCAACGAGATCATCATTGGGCTGGATCGTGCCAATGAACAACAGTTCGAAAACGCGAAGCGATTTTTCCAGAAACTGCCCCAGAAGTACGTCGTGCTTTGGAACGATGGAACCCGGCTAAGGCACGTGGACGCAACGTTGCAAGCCGAGGGACTTTCACCGAACCAATTGGGCAAGGGACGTAACGTCTGGTATTGCCTAGGTTATTTCTTAGCGTCGGGAAAATCCAAGGCGGTGGCGCTGCACGATTGTGACATCCTAACGTACAGCCGGGCCATGCCCGCTCGGCTTCTATACCCGCTGGCGCACCCATCGTTTCACTATCAGTTCTGCAAAGGCTATTACTACCGCGCAGCTGATGGAAAGCTGAACGGTCGCGTTTTCCGATTGCTAGTCATTCCGTTGATCCGAGCGTTAAAGAAAGTGCTCGGACGAGTCGAGTACCTCGATTACATGGGCAGCTTCCGGTACGCATTGTCCGGTGAATTCTCGATGAGATCCGACGTGGTGTCATCGCTTCGTTTTCCAAGCGATTGGGGACTAGAAATCGGAACCCTTTCGGAAATGTACCGCAACTGCAATTTGAATCGCATTTGCCAAGTGGACATTGCCGACTCGTACGACCATAAGCACCAAGTGCTATCGGAAGACAACCGAACCGCCGGGTTGCACCGGATGGCCAACGATATTTGCAAAGCGTTCATTCGCAAGCTCGCGGTCGAGGGAATCGACATCAGCAGCAGCATGATCAGAACGTTAAAAGCATGTTACTACCGAACCGCTTTAGACGTTGTGGATCACTACCACAACGATGCGGTGATGAGCGGATTGACGCTCGATCGCCACCAAGAAGAACTCACGGTCGAATTGTTTAGTCGCGTCCTGCTGGCGGCGGGCGATGAGTTTCTCAATCGACCTGACGAAAGCCCATTCATTCACAATTGGTCGCGCGTGACGAGTGCGATCCCTGACATTTACGACCAGATCTTAGGCGCCGTGGAAACCGACAATGACTGA
- a CDS encoding HAD-IIB family hydrolase has protein sequence MQKPKPSLIIFTDLDGCLLNKHDYDWSAAAATLSRLRELSVPVIMNSSKTVPEMTQLATELNLNEQTFISENGSVIRWGIDSGESSGTSEVIGVPRDQILTVLRQLKPNFSFRSFVDLGLDGVIAETQLPRDQASMALQRQGTEPLLWDDTEERRLDFEAAIQDHHLTLTRGGRFWHVAGHASKGKAMQRVAQQWAVQNIPALDIASSGDGQNNAQTVTAAIGDSPIDQSMLDVADVPIGIPTKAGLGVNIDLNRGIVATKQGAEGWSQAVSELLLRLDAFPR, from the coding sequence ATGCAAAAACCGAAGCCCTCCTTAATCATCTTCACCGACCTCGATGGATGCTTGCTCAATAAGCACGACTACGATTGGTCGGCCGCCGCTGCGACGTTAAGCCGATTACGGGAACTCAGCGTGCCCGTGATCATGAATTCCAGCAAGACGGTGCCAGAGATGACTCAACTGGCGACGGAATTGAACTTAAACGAACAAACGTTTATATCTGAAAATGGTTCGGTGATTCGCTGGGGAATCGACTCGGGCGAATCGTCGGGAACCTCTGAAGTCATCGGCGTTCCACGCGATCAAATCCTGACAGTGCTGCGTCAGCTCAAGCCAAACTTTAGCTTTCGTTCGTTTGTTGACCTGGGTCTTGACGGCGTGATTGCCGAAACTCAACTGCCACGTGACCAAGCTTCGATGGCCTTGCAGCGGCAGGGAACGGAACCTTTGCTGTGGGATGACACCGAAGAACGTCGGCTCGACTTTGAAGCGGCGATCCAGGATCATCACCTGACCCTAACGCGTGGTGGGCGGTTTTGGCATGTCGCCGGGCACGCCAGTAAAGGCAAGGCGATGCAACGTGTCGCTCAACAATGGGCCGTTCAAAATATTCCCGCCCTTGATATTGCCTCATCAGGTGATGGTCAAAATAACGCTCAAACAGTCACGGCTGCGATCGGTGATAGTCCCATCGACCAAAGCATGCTTGACGTTGCCGACGTACCGATTGGTATCCCCACCAAGGCCGGCCTTGGTGTGAACATAGATTTGAATCGCGGAATCGTTGCCACTAAGCAAGGCGCAGAGGGCTGGTCACAAGCCGTTAGTGAGTTGCTGTTGCGACTGGACGCGTTTCCCCGTTGA
- a CDS encoding phosphatase PAP2 family protein has protein sequence MLENVWQWLSRLFQWLRGREPALLAMVLIIVVAAWAFIQLADEVLEGETLALDKWIVRLMRQPDDPATPIGPPFLQEMGRDATALGGVGALTLFTAIIAGYLWIDKKKHMTLFLVFSTFSGLVISLALKQVFARPRPDIVPHLSIVHTSSFPSGHSMLSAVVYLTLGTLVASVLPNRSLKIYILAVACLLTFIVGLSRVYLGVHYPTDVLAGWIAGLVWALLCWIVARWLQKRNKVEGDDAQSNNDAQSNDDAKSYPA, from the coding sequence ATGCTGGAAAATGTGTGGCAATGGTTAAGTCGACTCTTCCAGTGGCTTCGCGGTCGCGAGCCAGCGTTGTTGGCGATGGTGCTCATCATCGTGGTTGCAGCGTGGGCCTTTATCCAACTCGCTGATGAGGTGCTCGAAGGCGAGACGCTGGCGTTGGACAAGTGGATTGTTCGGTTGATGCGACAGCCCGACGATCCGGCCACACCGATCGGACCTCCGTTCTTGCAAGAAATGGGACGTGACGCCACGGCGCTGGGAGGCGTTGGAGCGTTAACGCTCTTCACCGCTATAATCGCTGGATACCTGTGGATCGACAAAAAGAAACACATGACGCTGTTTCTCGTATTTTCGACCTTCAGTGGTCTCGTTATCAGCCTGGCCTTGAAGCAGGTGTTTGCGAGGCCTCGACCGGACATCGTTCCTCACTTATCGATCGTTCACACCAGCAGCTTTCCGAGCGGACATTCAATGTTGTCGGCAGTGGTCTACTTAACGCTGGGAACCCTGGTCGCCAGCGTTCTGCCCAATCGCTCACTTAAGATTTACATATTGGCCGTGGCATGTCTGCTAACGTTCATCGTCGGCCTCAGCCGCGTTTATCTCGGTGTCCACTATCCCACCGATGTGTTGGCGGGCTGGATCGCTGGTTTAGTCTGGGCGTTGTTATGCTGGATCGTCGCACGTTGGCTTCAAAAACGGAATAAAGTCGAGGGCGACGATGCCCAGAGCAATAACGATGCCCAGAGCAATGACGATGCAAAGAGCTATCCGGCGTAA
- a CDS encoding DUF1559 family PulG-like putative transporter, protein MSSRKRNAFTLVELLVVIAIIGVLVGLLLPAVQAAREAARRMSCSNNFKQLGIALHNYHAAFKNCPTQMGGTQTPPGARAWYRATDEANQLSLGWLVGLMPFAEQQGIWEQISNPNFVDLAAPGTTRAVPWPAMGPTITDEDNQYGSGINTRNTAYQPWMTEIPMLRCPSDPGVGLPAMGRTNYAACLGDANSFHADGPYYSTIELAPDRVEEMRASGRGFFETRKEIKFRDVIDGLSNTIAAGEIMTDIGDRDIRTLARALIGFGPASDEPLFCRNDIDVERPKYWDPNVTVLAAANQGRGYRWASGTATYSSMNTILPPNTELCVTFFDTGQGMLSSSSRHLGGVHILMGDGAVRFISDSIDAGDSNTPTVQLDGIGDSAPGQKSPYGLWGALGTRASREVIDQEL, encoded by the coding sequence TTGAGTTCACGCAAACGAAATGCGTTCACGTTGGTCGAACTATTGGTTGTGATCGCAATCATTGGCGTGTTGGTGGGGCTACTTTTGCCTGCCGTCCAAGCTGCTCGCGAAGCAGCCCGCCGAATGAGCTGCAGCAACAATTTCAAACAACTTGGAATTGCACTGCACAACTACCATGCAGCTTTCAAGAATTGCCCGACCCAAATGGGCGGGACCCAGACTCCGCCCGGCGCACGAGCTTGGTACCGTGCGACCGATGAAGCCAACCAGTTGTCCCTGGGATGGCTGGTGGGATTGATGCCCTTCGCAGAACAGCAAGGCATCTGGGAACAAATCAGCAATCCCAACTTTGTCGATTTGGCTGCACCGGGAACTACGCGAGCCGTGCCGTGGCCAGCGATGGGACCGACCATCACTGACGAAGACAACCAATACGGCAGTGGCATCAACACACGCAACACTGCGTACCAACCATGGATGACGGAAATCCCCATGCTTCGCTGCCCTAGCGATCCGGGTGTTGGCTTACCCGCGATGGGACGCACCAACTACGCCGCGTGCTTGGGAGATGCGAACTCCTTTCATGCCGATGGTCCGTACTACAGCACCATCGAGCTTGCACCAGATCGAGTTGAAGAAATGCGAGCGTCGGGACGCGGCTTCTTTGAAACTCGCAAAGAGATCAAGTTTCGCGATGTCATCGACGGCCTTTCGAATACCATCGCCGCAGGTGAGATCATGACGGACATTGGTGATCGCGACATCCGCACCCTTGCCCGCGCCCTCATCGGCTTCGGCCCTGCGAGTGATGAACCGTTGTTCTGCCGAAACGACATTGATGTTGAGCGGCCTAAGTATTGGGATCCAAACGTGACTGTACTTGCGGCTGCCAATCAAGGCCGGGGTTACCGATGGGCCAGTGGAACGGCAACCTACAGCAGCATGAACACCATCCTGCCACCCAATACGGAACTATGCGTGACGTTCTTTGATACTGGTCAAGGCATGTTGTCATCGAGCAGTCGTCACCTCGGTGGCGTGCATATCCTCATGGGTGATGGAGCGGTCCGCTTTATCTCTGACTCGATTGATGCTGGCGACTCGAACACTCCTACGGTTCAGCTCGACGGCATCGGCGATAGTGCTCCTGGACAAAAGAGCCCGTATGGCTTGTGGGGCGCACTGGGCACTCGTGCCAGCCGTGAAGTGATTGACCAAGAACTCTAA